The Aneurinibacillus uraniidurans genome segment CCGTGTGCGATAAGTATCAGCTTTCTGACTTACTCGCTCTCTTACCAGAACTTCAGCCAACCTATCAACGTATCTATCATAAAACGACTCTTCTTCCTGTGACTGTGTCTCCTTCCCTAGATGTTTCACGATCCTGTACAGTACTTTCCCTTTCGGAAGAAGTACTCGATTGCGCTCATTTAACATACGATAGTTTCATTTACTATATGAATCGCTATAACAAAGGGGAAGGAAATTTTTCAGCATCAAATGCAAACACTCCATCTGGAATGATTCAATTAGAATGGAGTCATCCGACCTATACACATGTAAAAGAAAATGGAAATGGGTTCGAAAATGAACTTTTTAGTAGTAATTACAAAGGAGAATTTTTCTATAATGTATCTATAAAGAAGGATGCTACGATTAATGAAATCGAAATTCACTACATGATTATGTATATAATTAGTATGCTCTGTCGATATGAAACAGAGAAATGGGGAGAAATTATCTTTTCTTTTGCTTCAGAGGACCTATATATAATTCAAGAGTTCTTAACGATATCAACCCGAAAATTCCCCAATATCATGTATGATTTACTATTAGGAAAACGACATATTTTTCAAGTTGTATAACGTCTGCAATATAACAAAATACCCCCTCTATCCATTTAGAATAAAGGGGGTATTCTACACCTTCAAAACTGAATCGAAACGAAACGCAAGTTATATTGGTTAAGCCCTCGACCGATTAGTATTCGTCAGCTCCGTACATTGCTGCACTTCCACCTCGAACCTATCTACCTCATCATCTATAAGGGGTCTTACCAGCTTATGCTGTGGGAAATCTCATCTTGAGGGGGGCTTCACGCTTAGATGCTTTCAGCGCTTATCCCGTCCGCACATAGCTACCCAGCTGTGCTCCTGGCGGAACAACTGGTGCACCAGCGGTGCGTCCATCCCGGTCCTCTCGTACTAAGGACAGCTCCTCTCAAATTTCCTACGCCCACGACAGATAGGGACCGAACTGTCTCACGACGTTCTGAACCCAGCTCGCGTACCGCTTTAATGGGCGAACAGCCCAACCCTTGGAACCTACTTCAGCTCCAGGATGCGATGAGCCGACATCGAGGTGCCAAACCTCCCCGTCGATGTGGACTCTTGGGGGAGATAAGCCTGTTATCCCCAGGGTAGCTTTTATCCGTTGAGCGATGGCCCTTCCATGCGGAACCACCGGATCACTAAGCCCGACTTTCGTCCCTGCTCGACTTGTAGGTCTCGCAGTCAAGCTCCCTTGTGCCTTTACACTCTGCGAATGATTTCCAACCATTCTGAGGGAACCTTTGGGCGCCTCCGTTACCTTTTAGGAGGCGACCGCCCCAGTCAAACTGCCCGCCTGACACGGTCCTTCATCCCGGTAAGGGATGCAAGTGAGAAGGCCAGCATTGTCAGGGTGGTATCCCAAGGACGCCTCCCCCGAACCTGACGGTCCGGATTCAACGGCTCCCACCTATCCTGTACAAACAATACCAGCATTCAATATCAGGCTGCAGTAAAGCTCCATGGGGTCTTTCCGTC includes the following:
- a CDS encoding YaaC family protein, giving the protein MYTAVHTILCENPTEKMWDSYLYFENEPMVKQFLQNTYEKQDYKKANVLAFTNATKFIYYIKQARQYYLSAKKSDLLVRPLLLYYGMVSLLKAYILTRDPLYPSTTKVLQHGITSRKIKKNYYSLAEDEVRIQKEGLLPYFHSLLQKEPVCDKYQLSDLLALLPELQPTYQRIYHKTTLLPVTVSPSLDVSRSCTVLSLSEEVLDCAHLTYDSFIYYMNRYNKGEGNFSASNANTPSGMIQLEWSHPTYTHVKENGNGFENELFSSNYKGEFFYNVSIKKDATINEIEIHYMIMYIISMLCRYETEKWGEIIFSFASEDLYIIQEFLTISTRKFPNIMYDLLLGKRHIFQVV